The following coding sequences lie in one Stenotrophomonas rhizophila genomic window:
- a CDS encoding putative bifunctional diguanylate cyclase/phosphodiesterase yields the protein MLATGRDVGATAVPYLTRGLTLRFVLLTGMAIGLVGISALIQELQAASTAWIVGQSHWSRSQQQASFALSRYINHGRPRDLAEARQALTVPLGDLDARRALEQDDADLARARRGFLAGGNAPGDINRLILSFRYLGHLGYFKDAVRLWRQTDAPLLELAGLVGAAQVLHARRDVEPVTQALLLDQLQALDRDLQARAKAFSMSLQRTASIVRITTLLVGGLSVLLITLVAVMLSRRVRHDLLEQESRFRAAFYQATVGMLKFDQTGGVMEVNQAMADILGYSRDALLGLSIQDLVAEGELVLDDAGQIDWGRQLRPAELRFRRADGGLMWGRWSGTLVRTAGREVSVFAIVEDVSQNHALAREVEHHASHDPLTGLINRREIERLLEQALIDVRNHGGVHSLCYIDLDYFKLVNDGLGHAAGDQLLRNFADYLVGSVREGDWVGRLGGDEFALFLANAAQEEAKQVLQRIVRSLGQANFQHGDGSLRVSCSVGVVEVTREAVDVNWLMSAADSACYAAKEAGRNRVHCYNESRMALDERRQEAERLARVTSAIAENRMLLYAQRIERVGDPGFLHYEVLVRMRNPDGVLQAPGEFMPAVERYGMGMALDRHVLGLLFRHLQVCPAHVQRLGLCNVNVSAQSIAEPSFLAFVCDLLERNRGLARKLCFEVTETAAISSLAQARSFIEAVKARGCQVALDDFGSGLSSFGYLRQLPADMLKIDGVFVRDMDIDPVSRAAVRAITEIGRELHMTVIAEWVESTEVAEQLQVLGVDGLQGYAIERPMALERMTQPALWPGRSALPSEGRPGLP from the coding sequence ATGCTGGCAACTGGCAGGGATGTTGGTGCAACAGCGGTACCGTATCTCACGCGGGGATTGACCCTGCGCTTCGTCCTGCTGACCGGCATGGCGATTGGCCTGGTGGGCATTTCCGCGCTGATCCAGGAGCTGCAGGCCGCGTCCACCGCGTGGATCGTCGGCCAGAGCCACTGGTCGCGGAGCCAGCAGCAGGCCAGCTTCGCGCTCAGCCGCTATATCAACCACGGTCGACCGCGTGACTTGGCTGAAGCCCGCCAGGCGCTGACCGTGCCGTTGGGCGACCTGGACGCGCGGCGCGCGCTGGAGCAGGACGACGCCGACCTGGCCCGGGCCCGGCGCGGGTTCCTGGCCGGCGGCAACGCGCCGGGTGACATCAACCGCCTGATCCTGTCGTTCCGGTACCTGGGCCACCTGGGCTATTTCAAGGACGCGGTGCGGCTGTGGCGACAGACCGACGCCCCGTTGCTGGAGCTGGCCGGCCTGGTCGGCGCGGCGCAGGTCCTGCACGCCCGCCGCGACGTGGAACCGGTGACCCAGGCGCTGTTGCTGGACCAGCTGCAGGCCCTGGATCGTGACCTGCAGGCCCGTGCCAAGGCCTTTTCGATGTCGCTGCAGCGCACGGCCTCGATCGTGCGCATCACCACCTTGCTGGTGGGCGGATTGTCGGTGCTGTTGATCACCCTCGTGGCCGTGATGCTGTCGCGACGGGTGCGGCACGATCTGCTGGAACAGGAAAGCCGCTTCCGTGCGGCCTTCTACCAGGCCACGGTGGGCATGCTCAAATTCGACCAGACCGGTGGTGTCATGGAGGTCAACCAGGCCATGGCCGACATCCTGGGCTACTCGCGCGATGCGCTGCTCGGGCTGTCCATCCAGGACCTGGTGGCCGAGGGCGAACTGGTGCTCGACGACGCGGGCCAGATCGACTGGGGGCGCCAACTGCGCCCGGCCGAGCTGCGCTTCCGGCGCGCCGATGGCGGGCTGATGTGGGGCCGCTGGAGCGGCACGCTGGTGCGCACGGCCGGCCGCGAGGTGTCGGTGTTCGCCATCGTGGAAGACGTGTCGCAGAACCATGCGCTGGCCCGCGAGGTGGAACACCACGCCAGCCACGATCCGTTGACCGGGCTGATCAACCGGCGCGAGATCGAACGCCTGCTGGAGCAGGCCCTGATCGACGTGCGCAACCATGGCGGCGTGCACAGCCTGTGCTACATCGACCTGGACTATTTCAAGCTGGTCAACGACGGGCTGGGCCACGCCGCGGGCGACCAGTTGCTGCGCAACTTCGCCGATTACCTGGTGGGGTCGGTGCGCGAGGGTGACTGGGTAGGGCGGCTGGGCGGCGACGAGTTCGCGCTGTTCCTGGCCAATGCGGCCCAGGAAGAGGCCAAGCAGGTGCTGCAGCGGATCGTGCGTTCGCTGGGCCAGGCCAACTTCCAGCATGGCGACGGCAGCCTGCGGGTCAGTTGCAGCGTCGGCGTGGTGGAGGTCACCCGCGAGGCGGTGGACGTCAACTGGCTGATGAGTGCGGCCGACAGTGCCTGCTATGCCGCCAAGGAAGCCGGGCGCAACCGCGTGCACTGCTACAACGAAAGCCGCATGGCGCTGGACGAGCGCCGGCAGGAAGCCGAACGCCTGGCGCGGGTGACCAGTGCCATCGCCGAGAACCGCATGCTGTTGTATGCGCAGCGCATCGAGCGCGTCGGCGATCCGGGCTTCCTGCATTACGAAGTGCTGGTACGCATGCGCAACCCCGACGGGGTACTGCAGGCCCCCGGTGAGTTCATGCCGGCCGTGGAGCGCTATGGCATGGGCATGGCACTGGACCGGCACGTGCTGGGGCTGCTGTTCCGCCACCTGCAGGTGTGCCCGGCGCACGTGCAGCGGCTGGGCCTGTGCAACGTCAACGTGTCGGCGCAGTCGATTGCCGAGCCGAGTTTCCTGGCCTTCGTCTGCGACCTGCTGGAACGCAACCGCGGGCTGGCGCGCAAGCTCTGCTTCGAGGTCACCGAAACCGCCGCCATCAGCAGCCTGGCCCAGGCGCGCAGCTTCATCGAAGCGGTCAAGGCGCGGGGCTGCCAGGTAGCGCTGGATGACTTCGGCTCGGGGCTGTCCTCGTTTGGCTACCTGCGCCAGCTGCCGGCGGACATGCTCAAGATCGACGGTGTATTCGTGCGCGACATGGACATCGATCCGGTCAGCCGCGCCGCGGTGCGCGCGATCACCGAGATTGGCCGTGAGCTGCACATGACCGTGATTGCCGAATGGGTGGAATCGACCGAGGTGGCCGAACAGCTGCA